One window of the Thermasporomyces composti genome contains the following:
- the purM gene encoding phosphoribosylformylglycinamidine cyclo-ligase yields MTEPTKPISYASAGVDIEAADRAVALMRSWVEKTRRPEVVGGIGGFAGLFDASALRDYRRPLLATTTDGVGTKVAIAQALDKHDTIGFDLVGMLVDDLVVCGAQPLFLTDYIACGKLQPERISLIVKGIAEACVVAGCSLVGGETAEHPGLLEPHEYDVAGATTGVVEADEVLGPDRVRPGDVAIAMASSGLHSNGYSLVRAVLRQTGRRLDEHVDDLGRTLGEELLEPTRIYAKDCLALAERVEVHAMAHITGGGLAANAARVLPSNVDLVLDRSTWAPPRIFTLLGEWGAVEDAELERTFNMGVGMLALVADEHADAAVGLLADRGIHAWVAGKVQPGEGSAVLAGSYERS; encoded by the coding sequence GTGACGGAGCCGACCAAGCCGATCTCCTACGCCAGCGCGGGGGTCGACATCGAGGCCGCCGACCGCGCCGTCGCCCTCATGCGGAGCTGGGTGGAGAAGACCCGGCGGCCCGAGGTGGTCGGCGGAATCGGGGGCTTCGCCGGGTTGTTCGACGCTTCCGCGCTCCGGGACTACCGGCGGCCGCTTCTGGCCACCACGACGGATGGGGTCGGCACGAAGGTCGCGATCGCCCAGGCACTGGACAAGCACGACACGATCGGCTTCGACCTCGTCGGCATGCTGGTCGACGATCTCGTGGTCTGCGGTGCACAGCCGCTGTTCCTGACCGACTACATCGCCTGTGGGAAGCTCCAGCCGGAGCGGATCTCGCTGATCGTCAAGGGCATCGCCGAGGCCTGTGTGGTCGCTGGCTGCTCGCTGGTCGGTGGGGAGACGGCTGAGCACCCCGGCCTGCTCGAGCCCCACGAGTACGACGTGGCCGGTGCGACCACCGGCGTGGTGGAGGCGGACGAGGTGCTCGGGCCGGATCGGGTGCGTCCTGGCGACGTCGCGATCGCGATGGCGTCGTCCGGCTTGCACAGCAACGGCTACTCGCTGGTCCGGGCGGTCCTGCGTCAGACGGGCCGTCGGCTTGACGAGCACGTCGACGACCTGGGCCGGACCCTCGGGGAGGAGCTGCTCGAACCCACCCGCATCTACGCCAAGGACTGCCTCGCGCTGGCTGAGCGGGTGGAGGTCCACGCGATGGCGCACATCACCGGGGGCGGGCTCGCCGCGAACGCGGCGCGCGTGCTCCCCTCGAACGTCGACCTCGTGCTCGACCGCTCCACGTGGGCTCCGCCCCGGATCTTCACCCTGCTGGGCGAGTGGGGTGCGGTCGAGGACGCCGAGCTGGAGCGCACCTTCAACATGGGCGTCGGCATGCTGGCGCTCGTCGCTGACGAGCACGCAGATGCCGCGGTCGGCCTGCTCGCCGACCGCGGCATCCATGCCTGGGTCGCCGGAAAGGTGCAGCCAGGTGAGGGCTCCGCTGTTCTCGCGGGAAGTTACGAGCGGAGTTGA
- the purF gene encoding amidophosphoribosyltransferase, giving the protein MPARGDGRLSHDLDPADHTPKDACGVFGVWAPGEEVAKLTYFGLYALQHRGQESAGIAVSNGQQVLVYKEMGLVSQVFDEAVLESLQGHLAIGHCRYSTTGSSVWENAQPTFRPTPRGGLALAHNGNLTNSAELLDLVDKRAAEVGLMPLPARGERGTTDTDLLTSLLACHQDGSLDDAAADVLPEVRGAYSLVFMDETTLYAARDPQGIRPLMIGRLASGWVVASENAALDIVGATFVREVEPGELVAIDDQGLRSRRFAPADPKGCLFEYVYLARPDTKIAGRSVHESRVEVGRMLAREHPADADLVIPVPESATPAAIGYAEESGIPYGHGLVKNSYVGRTFIQPTQTIRRLGIRLKYNPLREMIEGKRLVMVDDSIVRGNTQRALVRMLRDAGAREVHVRISSPPVKWPCFYGIDFASRSELIAAEREVDEICGAIGADSLGFISLDSLIAASGQPRERLCRACFDGAYPIEIPQSTRRGKFHLEVAISGR; this is encoded by the coding sequence GTGCCGGCACGCGGCGACGGACGTCTTTCCCACGACCTCGACCCCGCCGACCACACGCCGAAGGACGCCTGCGGTGTCTTCGGTGTCTGGGCACCAGGGGAGGAGGTCGCCAAGCTCACCTACTTCGGCCTGTACGCGCTGCAACACCGCGGGCAGGAGTCCGCGGGCATCGCGGTCAGCAACGGACAGCAGGTCCTCGTCTACAAGGAGATGGGCCTGGTGTCGCAGGTCTTCGACGAGGCGGTCCTGGAGTCCTTGCAGGGTCACCTCGCGATCGGGCACTGCCGCTATTCCACGACTGGGTCCAGCGTCTGGGAGAACGCGCAGCCGACATTCCGGCCCACGCCACGCGGAGGGCTCGCGCTCGCCCACAACGGCAACCTGACCAACTCGGCCGAGCTGCTCGACCTGGTCGACAAGCGAGCGGCCGAGGTGGGCCTCATGCCCCTCCCCGCGCGTGGTGAGCGGGGCACGACCGACACCGACCTGCTCACGAGCCTCCTCGCCTGTCACCAGGACGGTTCGCTGGACGACGCGGCCGCCGACGTCCTCCCTGAGGTGCGTGGCGCGTACTCGCTGGTGTTCATGGACGAGACCACGCTGTACGCCGCGCGTGACCCGCAGGGCATCCGGCCGCTCATGATCGGTCGGCTCGCGTCGGGTTGGGTGGTGGCCAGCGAGAACGCCGCCTTGGACATCGTGGGCGCGACGTTCGTGCGGGAGGTCGAGCCAGGCGAGCTGGTGGCGATCGACGATCAGGGTCTGCGGTCGCGACGCTTCGCGCCGGCGGATCCCAAGGGCTGTCTCTTCGAGTACGTCTACCTCGCTCGACCTGACACGAAGATCGCCGGACGCTCCGTCCACGAGAGCCGGGTCGAGGTGGGGCGGATGCTCGCTCGGGAACATCCCGCCGACGCGGATCTCGTCATTCCCGTGCCCGAGTCCGCCACCCCGGCCGCGATCGGATACGCGGAGGAGAGCGGCATCCCCTACGGCCACGGCCTGGTGAAGAACAGCTACGTCGGTCGGACGTTCATCCAGCCGACCCAGACGATCCGGCGGCTCGGCATCCGGCTGAAGTACAACCCGCTGCGCGAGATGATCGAGGGCAAGCGGCTGGTCATGGTCGACGACTCGATCGTGCGCGGCAACACCCAGCGGGCGCTCGTTCGGATGCTGCGAGACGCCGGAGCTCGTGAGGTGCACGTCCGGATCTCCAGCCCACCGGTCAAGTGGCCGTGCTTCTATGGCATTGACTTCGCCTCGCGATCGGAGTTGATCGCCGCCGAGCGTGAGGTCGACGAGATTTGTGGGGCGATCGGCGCCGACTCTCTCGGTTTCATCTCGCTTGATTCGCTGATCGCCGCCAGCGGCCAGCCGCGAGAGCGGCTGTGCCGCGCATGCTTCGATGGCGCCTACCCCATCGAGATCCCGCAGAGCACCCGCAGGGGCAAGTTCCATCTCGAGGTGGCGATCTCCGGCCGGTGA
- a CDS encoding NAD-dependent epimerase/dehydratase family protein, producing MTQRSVLVTGAAGHVARLLMPGLGDYSLRLVDQRRPDPDVADVADVRLGSVVDRAFVAEVLDGVDTVVHLAANPSPTATWDALSAPNVDAVAVVLQAAVEAGVRRVVLASSVHAMGAYVQREQHPVDPSWPPSPCCPYGASKAFGEALGRTYSYRTGLSVICLRFGGVQPRPFSVGGLASWLGPADLRQLVVRAIEAEGVSFGVYHGVSANTRSEWDITNARKELGYQPTCDSETFANEVHPTTTRGLCAPGPVAWPLADQ from the coding sequence ATGACGCAGCGCTCGGTGCTCGTCACAGGGGCAGCCGGTCACGTCGCTCGGCTCCTCATGCCGGGGCTGGGTGACTACTCCCTCCGCCTCGTCGACCAGCGGCGTCCCGATCCCGACGTCGCCGACGTCGCCGACGTTCGGCTCGGCTCTGTCGTCGACCGTGCGTTCGTCGCCGAAGTCCTCGACGGGGTGGACACCGTGGTCCACCTGGCCGCCAATCCCTCCCCCACCGCCACGTGGGACGCCCTGTCCGCGCCGAACGTCGACGCCGTGGCGGTCGTGCTGCAGGCCGCGGTGGAGGCCGGCGTCCGCCGGGTCGTGCTCGCCAGCTCGGTCCACGCGATGGGTGCCTACGTGCAACGGGAGCAGCACCCCGTCGATCCGAGCTGGCCGCCGTCACCGTGCTGTCCGTACGGCGCGAGCAAGGCCTTCGGGGAGGCGCTCGGCCGGACCTACAGCTACCGCACCGGGCTGTCGGTCATCTGCCTGCGCTTCGGCGGTGTCCAGCCGCGGCCGTTCTCAGTCGGTGGGCTCGCGAGCTGGCTCGGGCCGGCCGACCTCCGGCAGCTCGTCGTGCGGGCGATCGAGGCTGAGGGTGTCTCCTTCGGGGTCTACCACGGGGTGTCGGCCAACACCCGCTCCGAGTGGGACATCACCAACGCGCGGAAGGAGCTCGGCTACCAGCCAACGTGTGATTCCGAGACCTTCGCGAACGAAGTCCATCCGACGACGACACGAGGTCTGTGCGCGCCAGGTCCCGTGGCCTGGCCGCTCGCGGACCAGTGA
- a CDS encoding RidA family protein, which produces MPGTIRRWSPPGLAAPVGRYSHLAVVPAGARTLYVSGQIGVLPDGSMAGADAEAQTRQALANLETLLRAEGAEPQHLVKLFAMVAGSEHLPGYRASLGEAFSRWFPEGDWPAQSLAVVAGLAAPEILVEVEAVAVVSGDDISSST; this is translated from the coding sequence GTGCCGGGGACGATCCGCCGCTGGAGCCCGCCGGGTCTCGCAGCACCGGTCGGACGGTACAGCCACCTGGCAGTCGTTCCAGCGGGAGCTCGCACGCTCTATGTCTCCGGACAGATCGGCGTGCTGCCCGACGGCTCGATGGCCGGCGCCGACGCGGAAGCGCAGACGCGCCAGGCGCTCGCCAACCTCGAGACGCTGTTGCGCGCGGAAGGCGCCGAGCCACAGCACCTGGTCAAGCTCTTCGCCATGGTGGCTGGTTCCGAGCACCTGCCCGGTTACCGAGCATCCTTGGGCGAGGCGTTCAGCCGGTGGTTCCCCGAGGGCGACTGGCCGGCGCAGTCGCTGGCCGTGGTCGCCGGGCTCGCGGCTCCGGAGATCCTCGTCGAGGTGGAAGCCGTAGCCGTGGTGTCAGGCGACGACATCAGCTCCTCCACCTGA
- a CDS encoding Glu/Leu/Phe/Val family dehydrogenase, whose product MTEVFGRYSGHEQVVFCADEASGLRAIIAIYSTALGPALGGTRFHPYPDEDAALRDVLNLSVAMAYKASLAGLDLGGGKAVIIGDPARDKSEALLRAYGRFIQSLGGRYITACDVGTEASDMNLIAEECDYVTGRTTDRGGSGDSAILTAFGVFQAMRACAEHRWGTPSLRGRRVGVVGVGKVGRRLVGHLVEDGAEVVITDISAAAIEEVRAHYPQVDVVADAPTLARADLDIYAPCALSGALDAATVSALRASIVCGAANNQLAHPGLDKVLDERGILYAPDYMVNAGGLIQVADELHGFSFERAEARAARIFDTTRRVLDIATAEGIPPAAAADRLAERRIAQARRLRPLWLGDRDVRVTRARLR is encoded by the coding sequence GTGACCGAGGTCTTTGGCCGCTACAGCGGCCACGAGCAGGTGGTCTTCTGCGCCGACGAAGCCAGCGGACTACGCGCGATCATCGCGATCTACTCCACCGCTCTCGGCCCTGCTCTCGGGGGCACGAGATTCCACCCGTATCCCGACGAGGACGCCGCCCTCCGCGACGTCCTCAACCTGTCCGTCGCGATGGCCTACAAGGCCTCCCTGGCCGGACTGGACCTGGGCGGCGGCAAGGCGGTGATCATCGGCGATCCCGCCCGTGACAAGTCCGAGGCGCTGCTTCGGGCGTACGGGCGGTTCATCCAGTCGCTCGGCGGCCGCTACATCACCGCCTGCGACGTTGGCACCGAAGCGTCGGACATGAACCTGATCGCCGAGGAGTGCGACTACGTCACCGGACGCACCACCGATAGAGGCGGGTCGGGTGACTCCGCCATCCTGACGGCGTTCGGGGTGTTCCAGGCCATGCGCGCGTGCGCCGAACACCGCTGGGGGACACCGAGTTTGCGTGGACGCCGCGTCGGCGTGGTCGGTGTCGGCAAGGTCGGCCGCCGCCTCGTCGGTCACCTCGTCGAGGACGGCGCCGAAGTGGTGATCACCGACATCAGCGCCGCCGCGATCGAGGAGGTGCGCGCCCACTACCCGCAGGTCGATGTGGTCGCCGACGCGCCCACGTTGGCTCGGGCCGACCTCGACATCTACGCGCCGTGCGCGCTCAGCGGCGCGCTCGACGCGGCCACGGTGTCCGCGTTGCGTGCCTCCATCGTCTGCGGCGCAGCCAACAACCAGCTCGCGCACCCGGGCTTGGACAAGGTGCTGGACGAGCGCGGCATCCTCTACGCGCCCGACTACATGGTCAACGCCGGCGGCCTCATCCAGGTCGCGGACGAGCTCCATGGGTTCTCGTTCGAGCGAGCCGAGGCTCGGGCCGCACGGATCTTCGACACCACCCGGCGAGTGCTCGACATCGCCACCGCGGAAGGAATCCCGCCGGCCGCGGCCGCCGATCGGCTCGCCGAGCGGCGCATCGCGCAGGCGCGCCGGCTGCGTCCGCTCTGGCTCGGTGACCGCGACGTCCGGGTCACCCGCGCCCGACTGAGGTGA
- a CDS encoding ThuA domain-containing protein yields the protein MADKIRVLVWSEHTAPKEMYPHDINGAVADGLRQDPASFEVSTAELVDPGQGVPEETLARTDVLVWWGHLLHGAVRDETVDRIERHVKERGMGFLALHSAHMAKPFTRLIGDDGRIGGVRHNAGPESIKVLAPDHPVAAGVSDFVIEDEEMYDEEFGCGKPDTVVFHSTFPGGHEFRSGCAYTIGAGRVFYFRPGHEENPTYYREDVRRIIRNAVRWCAGRV from the coding sequence GTGGCCGACAAGATCCGCGTGCTGGTGTGGTCCGAGCACACCGCGCCCAAGGAGATGTACCCCCACGACATCAACGGCGCCGTCGCGGACGGGCTGCGCCAGGATCCCGCGAGCTTCGAGGTGAGCACCGCCGAGCTCGTCGACCCTGGCCAGGGTGTGCCGGAGGAGACGCTCGCGCGCACCGACGTTCTCGTCTGGTGGGGCCACCTCCTTCACGGCGCCGTGCGCGACGAGACCGTCGACCGGATCGAACGGCACGTGAAGGAACGCGGCATGGGGTTCCTCGCGCTGCACTCCGCCCACATGGCCAAGCCGTTCACCCGGTTGATCGGGGACGACGGGCGCATCGGTGGCGTCCGGCACAACGCGGGCCCGGAGTCGATCAAGGTGCTCGCTCCCGATCACCCGGTGGCCGCCGGGGTCAGCGACTTCGTCATCGAGGACGAGGAGATGTACGACGAGGAGTTCGGCTGCGGCAAGCCGGACACGGTCGTCTTCCACTCGACTTTCCCGGGCGGACACGAGTTCCGGTCCGGCTGTGCCTACACGATCGGTGCGGGGCGGGTGTTCTACTTCCGGCCCGGCCACGAGGAGAACCCCACCTACTACCGCGAGGACGTGCGCCGCATCATCCGCAACGCCGTCCGGTGGTGCGCCGGTCGCGTCTGA
- a CDS encoding DUF3073 domain-containing protein, protein MGRGRAKAKQTKVARALKYRTHDPDFEALQRELSGRGGKNGDVHAEDDPYDEYDDGVDEDDRVARRR, encoded by the coding sequence ATGGGGCGCGGCCGAGCTAAGGCCAAGCAGACGAAGGTCGCCCGGGCGCTGAAATACCGCACCCACGACCCCGACTTCGAAGCGCTGCAGCGCGAGCTGTCCGGTCGTGGCGGCAAGAACGGTGACGTTCACGCCGAGGACGACCCTTACGACGAGTACGACGACGGGGTCGACGAGGACGATCGCGTAGCGCGTCGCCGCTGA